CGAGCATGGACCGGCGCGAGGAGCTGCTGGCCTCCCTGCCGCGCCACCTCGCGCAGGGACTGCGCGTGCTGCTGGTCGACAACGGCAGCCGCGACGGCACCGTCGAGGCCGTCCGCGCCGCGCTGCCGCAGGTGGAGGTGGTCCCCCTGCCGGCCAACCGCGGAGCGGCCGCCCGCACGCTCGGCGTGGAGCGGGCCTCGACGCCCTACGTGGCCTTCGCCGACGACGACTCCTGGTGGGCGCCCGGGTCGCTGGAGCACGCCGCGGAGCTGCTCGACGCGCACCCGCGGGCGGGGCTGCTGACCGCGCGCATCCTCGTGGGCGAGGCCGAGCGGCCCGACCCGTTCAACGACGTGCTGGCCGCCGCACCGCTGGGGACCGAGCCCGACCTGCCCGGGCCGTCGACGCTGGGCTTCATCGCCTGCGCCGCGGTGGTCCGCCGGTCGGCGTTCCTGGCCGTCGGCGGCTTCGACGACGTGGTGGTCTTCCCCGGCGAGGAGGAGCGGGTGGCGCTCGACCTCGCGCGCGACGGGTGGGGCAGCGCCTACGTGCCCGAGCTGGTGGTGCACCACCACCCCAAGAAGTCGGCCTCGCGAGACACCGACGAGCGGCGCCGCACCCGCATCACGCGCTCGGCGCTGCTCACGGCGCTCATGCGGCGGCCCTGGCCCGTGGTGGCGGCGCGGACCGCGCGCGCATGGCGAGCCGGCGGCCCGGAGCGCGCGGCGCTCGTCCCGGCCCTGCGCGACGCCCCGCGGGCCCTGCGCGCCCGCCGCGTGGTCCCGCCGCCGCTGGAGGCCGTGG
This portion of the Quadrisphaera setariae genome encodes:
- a CDS encoding glycosyltransferase family 2 protein; this translates as MSAPSDSVTVVVASMDRREELLASLPRHLAQGLRVLLVDNGSRDGTVEAVRAALPQVEVVPLPANRGAAARTLGVERASTPYVAFADDDSWWAPGSLEHAAELLDAHPRAGLLTARILVGEAERPDPFNDVLAAAPLGTEPDLPGPSTLGFIACAAVVRRSAFLAVGGFDDVVVFPGEEERVALDLARDGWGSAYVPELVVHHHPKKSASRDTDERRRTRITRSALLTALMRRPWPVVAARTARAWRAGGPERAALVPALRDAPRALRARRVVPPPLEAVARSLGQ